A genomic window from Lycium barbarum isolate Lr01 chromosome 4, ASM1917538v2, whole genome shotgun sequence includes:
- the LOC132638373 gene encoding uncharacterized protein LOC132638373 — protein MYSTDFAGNILPLAYGVIDSENDKSWTWFFEQFKEAYGLRESMCVVSDRHESIIKAVSKVYPNVPHFACIWHLWKNVYNKYRKSHKVLSGVYYAMAKAYTQDEFDMLMEKVETVDIRVKDYLDLAGREKWSRLYAPVNRAWTMTSNIAESINSALVQARELPIFDFLEKVRIMFGRWNFTNRQNGLYTFTTLGKKFNEMLSINERKSARMTVIPSTEYVHTVIDEGRRFIVCIEKKTCSCKEFQMEEIPCPHAWAVLKKTNLTADNYCSKIYKPETVMKTYDIPVYPLPDESEWKIPGYILEEVVFPPRYKRPPGRPKKKRDNSLSEWFSTKRTNSCSRCGHVGHNRRSCTNEPRRK, from the exons TTTGGCGTATGGCGTGATTGATTCAGAAAATGATAAGTCTTGGACGTGGTTCTTCGAACAGTTCAAGGAAGCTTATGGGCTACGGGAGAGCATGTGTGTTGTATCTGATAGGCATGAAAGCATCATCAAGGCTGTATCCAAAGTATATCCTAATGTTCCCCATTTTGCATGTATATGGCATCTTTGGAAGAATGTATACAATAAATATAGAAAGAGTCACAAGGTGCTGAGTGGGGTGTACTATGCAATGGCAAAAGCGTATACGCAGGATGAGTTTGACATGCTAATGGAAAAGGTTGAGACGGTGGATATTCGTGTAAAGGATTACTTGGACTTAGCCGGCAGGGAAAAGTGGTCTAGGCTTTATGCTCCAGTCAACCGAGCATGGACAATGACGTCTAATATTGCTGAGTCTATCAATTCAGCTCTCGTACAAGCAAGAGAATTGCCAATATTTGATTTTCTGGAAAAAGTTAGGATTATGTTTGGGCGCTGGAATTTCACTAACCGACAAAATGGTTTGTATACATTCACAACACTTGGGAAGAAATTCAATGAAATGCTTTCCATTAATGAGCGTAAATCTGCACGCATGACG GTAATACCATCAACCGAATACGTGCACACGGTAATTGATGAGGGGCGGCGTTTCATAGTTTGTATTGAAAAGAAGACATGCAGTTGCAAAGAGTTTCAGATGGAGGAGATTCCCTGCCCACATGCCTGGGCTGTTCTTAAGAAAACAAATCTCACAGCCGACAACTATTGCTCAAAAATATACAAACCTGAAACTGTGATGAAGACTTATGATATCCCAGTTTATCCTCTACCCGATGAGAGTGAATGGAAAATACCTGGATACATTTTGGAAGAGGTAGTTTTTCCACCAAGATACAAGAGACCGCCTGGAAGGCCAAAGAAGAAGCGCGATAATTCTTTATCTGAATGGTTTTCAACTAAACGTACAAATTCGTGTAGTAGGTGTGGACATGTTGGACACAATAGGCGTTCTTGTACAAATGAGCCTCGAAGAAAGTAG